The following proteins are encoded in a genomic region of Phycisphaerae bacterium:
- the rho gene encoding transcription termination factor Rho, with protein MDSAVDEAPIEEHAMDDTQQAQPPRQQPASRPVDPETHERYEKIKRGDLHITDLQKMSIPELHEIANAEGVTDYALVKKQDLIFRILKERINRHGQGLMYGEGVLEILPDGFGFLRSPEYNYIPCPDDIYISPSQIRRFGLRSGHIIAGQIRPPKESEKYFALLRVEAICFEEPDKVTEKTNFEDLTPLHPTRRIVLETASAEINMRVIDLVTPIGFGQRMLIVAPPRTGKTVLLQKIANSITTNHPDSYVIILLIDERPEEVTEMQRHTKAEVVSSTFDEPASRHVQVAEMVIEKAKRLVEYGRDVVILLDSITRLARAYNTEVPHSGKILTGGVDANALQKPKRFFGAARNIEEGGSLTIIGTALVDTGSKMDEVIFEEFKGTGNSELHLDRRLVEKRTWPAIDIAASGTRKEEILLDPKELELVYKLRRVLVDMNPVEAMSMLTARLQKVRTNAEFLMTMNLA; from the coding sequence ATGGACTCCGCCGTCGATGAAGCGCCGATCGAGGAACATGCCATGGACGATACCCAGCAAGCTCAGCCTCCGCGCCAGCAACCCGCATCCCGTCCGGTCGATCCCGAAACGCATGAGCGGTACGAAAAAATCAAACGCGGTGACCTCCACATTACTGACTTGCAGAAGATGTCCATTCCCGAGTTGCATGAGATCGCAAACGCCGAGGGTGTCACCGATTACGCCCTCGTCAAAAAGCAGGACCTCATCTTCCGAATACTCAAGGAGCGCATCAATCGTCACGGACAAGGCCTCATGTACGGCGAAGGCGTTCTCGAAATCCTTCCGGACGGCTTCGGCTTCCTGCGCTCGCCTGAATACAACTACATCCCCTGCCCCGATGACATTTACATCAGCCCGTCGCAGATTCGCCGATTCGGCCTGCGCTCCGGACACATCATCGCCGGCCAGATCCGCCCCCCCAAGGAAAGCGAAAAATACTTCGCCCTTCTGAGAGTCGAGGCCATCTGCTTCGAAGAGCCCGACAAAGTCACCGAAAAGACCAACTTCGAGGATCTCACGCCGCTACACCCCACGCGACGCATCGTCCTCGAAACGGCCTCCGCCGAGATCAACATGCGCGTCATCGATCTCGTCACGCCAATCGGCTTCGGCCAGCGCATGCTCATTGTCGCGCCGCCGCGAACCGGCAAGACCGTGCTCCTTCAGAAAATTGCCAATTCCATCACGACCAATCACCCGGATTCCTACGTCATCATCCTCTTGATCGACGAACGACCGGAGGAAGTGACCGAAATGCAGCGGCACACCAAGGCCGAAGTGGTTTCGTCCACCTTCGACGAGCCTGCAAGCCGCCATGTGCAGGTAGCGGAAATGGTGATCGAAAAGGCGAAGCGCCTCGTCGAATACGGGCGAGATGTCGTCATCCTGCTCGATTCCATCACCAGACTGGCCCGCGCCTACAACACCGAAGTGCCGCACTCCGGCAAGATTCTCACCGGTGGCGTGGATGCCAACGCCCTGCAGAAGCCGAAGCGGTTCTTCGGCGCCGCACGCAACATTGAAGAAGGCGGATCGCTCACCATCATCGGAACCGCCCTGGTGGACACCGGCTCGAAAATGGACGAAGTCATCTTCGAAGAGTTCAAAGGCACCGGAAACAGCGAACTGCACCTCGACCGCAGACTCGTCGAAAAACGAACCTGGCCCGCAATCGACATCGCCGCTTCCGGCACCCGAAAGGAGGAAATCCTGCTCGATCCGAAAGAACTGGAACTCGTGTACAAACTCCGCCGGGTCCTTGTCGACATGAACCCCGTCGAGGCCATGTCCATGCTGACGGCCCGTTTGCAGAAGGTGCGCACAAACGCCGAGTTCCTGATGACGATGAACCTGGCGTAG
- a CDS encoding VWA domain-containing protein encodes MTFTTPSVSLIAAGIALPSLLLLYFLKLRRQQHVVPSTMLWKKAVQDLQVNTPFQKLRRNLLLLLQLLILAALLFALAGPTANFQQVRGRNFVILIDRSGSMKTIESDGRTRIEHAKDAAADFVTAMRTGTRAMVIAFADRAEVICTFTVDARQLQSRIRDIEAVDASSRIGEALQLAMAYSTRTGDQTDSMMHEPGISSDESVRIELFSDGRLADIDKEILTQGELNFHRIGEAADNTGIVAFDLRHELDRPGVAIAFARVENFGPSEITTDVSFLVDGKLLKVQELTLGPADAASADLAASGTAASAGAGLLASGPARMEKEPRFASAQNLMFELENTSAALIELRINRPDALDIDNSVVAPVETPRGLRVLSVSDRPEVQYYMRRAFQLALEIPDFRAISTARYESGPDSEFTVDGRSAYDLVILDDHDTNRLAPGNYMFFGGIPQIEGVRRENEVVDEQIFVNWRESHPLLQHASFENIVVLGWEKLSLPDYAIRLVEGENSTALAYLTDPGHRYVIAAFDLMESNCFEQPAMIIFLQNALSFLAAGRAGEQGRLVQPGESMTLNVPAGASRAIVRLPDSERIELDASNRPAITFARTGKHGLYSAAFDDPSSTTEKFAVNLLDPNESRIAPAQSLEFGSGRIAAIDQDSLAVRPLWPYAAIAALAIVMFEWWVYNRRVMI; translated from the coding sequence ATGACTTTCACCACGCCATCGGTGAGCCTCATCGCGGCCGGAATTGCGCTGCCGTCTCTCCTTTTGCTTTATTTTCTGAAGCTTCGCCGACAGCAGCACGTCGTGCCGTCGACCATGCTCTGGAAAAAAGCGGTGCAGGACTTGCAGGTCAACACCCCGTTTCAAAAACTTCGCAGAAACCTGCTTCTCCTGCTGCAATTGCTCATTCTCGCCGCGTTGCTCTTTGCCCTTGCCGGACCGACCGCCAATTTCCAGCAGGTACGCGGCCGGAATTTCGTCATTCTCATCGATCGATCCGGCTCGATGAAAACCATCGAATCAGACGGCCGCACGCGCATCGAGCACGCCAAGGACGCTGCGGCCGACTTCGTCACCGCGATGCGCACCGGAACACGCGCGATGGTGATCGCCTTCGCGGACCGCGCAGAGGTGATCTGCACGTTCACCGTGGACGCGCGGCAGCTGCAGTCAAGGATTCGCGACATCGAAGCCGTCGATGCATCCAGCCGGATCGGCGAGGCCCTGCAACTGGCCATGGCATACTCGACGAGAACCGGCGATCAGACGGATTCGATGATGCATGAGCCTGGAATCTCGTCGGATGAATCAGTCCGAATCGAGTTGTTCAGCGATGGTCGATTGGCGGATATCGATAAAGAGATCCTCACCCAGGGTGAGTTGAACTTTCACCGGATCGGCGAGGCCGCCGACAACACGGGAATTGTGGCATTCGACCTTCGCCATGAACTCGATCGGCCCGGCGTGGCAATCGCATTCGCCCGCGTGGAGAATTTCGGGCCATCCGAAATCACGACCGATGTTTCCTTCCTTGTGGACGGAAAACTGCTCAAAGTGCAGGAGTTGACCCTCGGCCCCGCTGACGCAGCGAGTGCCGATCTCGCGGCATCCGGCACGGCCGCTTCCGCCGGCGCCGGTTTGCTGGCCTCCGGCCCGGCCCGGATGGAGAAGGAACCGCGGTTCGCCTCGGCGCAAAATCTGATGTTCGAATTGGAGAATACGTCCGCCGCACTGATTGAATTGAGAATCAACAGGCCGGACGCGCTCGACATCGACAATTCGGTCGTCGCTCCAGTGGAAACACCGCGCGGTCTGCGTGTGTTGTCCGTGTCGGATCGGCCGGAAGTGCAGTACTATATGCGCCGGGCGTTTCAACTCGCCCTTGAAATTCCGGATTTTCGGGCGATCTCCACCGCCCGGTACGAATCCGGCCCGGATTCGGAGTTCACCGTCGACGGCCGCTCAGCCTACGATCTTGTGATACTCGACGATCACGATACGAACCGGCTTGCTCCAGGCAATTACATGTTCTTCGGCGGAATCCCTCAAATTGAAGGAGTTCGCCGCGAGAACGAAGTCGTTGACGAGCAGATTTTCGTCAACTGGCGAGAATCACACCCCCTCTTGCAGCACGCCTCGTTTGAAAACATCGTCGTGCTCGGATGGGAGAAGCTCAGTCTCCCGGATTACGCGATCCGATTGGTCGAGGGCGAAAACTCGACCGCCCTCGCCTATCTCACCGATCCGGGACACCGCTATGTCATCGCGGCGTTCGATCTAATGGAATCCAATTGTTTCGAACAGCCCGCGATGATTATCTTCCTGCAGAATGCCCTGTCCTTCCTGGCCGCCGGTCGCGCCGGTGAACAGGGGCGACTGGTCCAACCCGGCGAATCGATGACCCTGAACGTGCCGGCAGGCGCTTCCAGGGCGATAGTCCGCTTGCCCGACTCCGAACGCATCGAACTGGACGCATCAAACCGACCGGCGATCACCTTCGCCAGGACCGGAAAACATGGGCTCTACAGCGCCGCTTTCGACGACCCGTCCTCGACAACTGAAAAATTCGCGGTCAACCTGCTCGATCCGAACGAATCGCGCATCGCCCCCGCGCAGAGTCTTGAATTCGGCAGCGGACGCATCGCCGCAATCGATCAGGATTCCCTGGCGGTTCGGCCGCTCTGGCCATATGCCGCCATTGCGGCACTTGCAATCGTGATGTTCGAATGGTGGGTCTACAACCGCCGCGTAATGATCTGA
- a CDS encoding MmgE/PrpD family protein yields the protein MLLAEKLADWTNKIKYTDLTPEAIHETKRRFIDSLGTALGAYKSKPASIARATALSVPCPRGGSVILGTKHRSTPALAAFANGAHVRYLDYNDTYLSLEPAHPSDNIAATLAAAQANGRSGKDLILATVIAYEIQCRLCDAASLRAHGWDHVIYGNYSATLGASKLYGLRTDQMIHAQGLAGVCNNATRQTRTGQISMWKACAFSNVCRGALFAVNLARQGFTGPNEIFEGPKGLFNMLTRCAFDVELGSKSRGYMINKTYIKFWPAEYHAQSSIDAALQIRKEFMADGWSYNDIDRVEMESFEAAVSIIGSEKEKWRPTSRETADHSMGYMTVAALVDGDVTRETFEPRKFTDPKYLDILDRTTIVEADDLNAGYPDGIPNRLRVHLRSGKVYEKTVKYPRGHAGNPMSDDEVEHKFRTLAKGVISDAQQDKLLAEMWKLDSMKKVDNLWQFEVGAKIPASTGKASARSAGRKPVKSKAATPKAAKRKAAKSGSRSARKK from the coding sequence ATGCTTCTGGCCGAAAAACTCGCGGACTGGACGAACAAAATCAAATACACCGACCTCACGCCGGAAGCGATTCACGAGACCAAACGGCGCTTCATTGATTCCCTGGGCACCGCGCTCGGAGCCTATAAGAGCAAGCCCGCCTCGATCGCCCGCGCCACGGCCCTGTCCGTCCCGTGCCCCAGGGGCGGATCGGTGATTCTCGGCACGAAGCATCGTTCCACGCCCGCGCTCGCCGCATTCGCAAACGGCGCGCACGTGCGGTACCTCGACTACAACGACACCTATCTCTCGCTCGAACCCGCCCACCCGTCCGACAACATCGCCGCGACGCTTGCCGCCGCACAGGCCAACGGACGATCCGGAAAGGATCTCATCCTCGCCACTGTCATTGCCTACGAAATTCAATGCCGCCTTTGCGACGCGGCCTCGCTCCGAGCGCACGGCTGGGATCACGTCATCTACGGCAACTACAGCGCCACGCTCGGCGCTTCGAAGCTTTACGGCCTTCGCACGGACCAGATGATTCATGCCCAGGGCCTCGCGGGTGTGTGTAACAACGCCACGCGACAGACACGCACCGGACAGATCTCCATGTGGAAGGCCTGCGCCTTCTCCAACGTATGCCGTGGCGCCCTCTTTGCAGTCAACCTTGCTCGCCAGGGTTTCACCGGTCCCAACGAAATCTTCGAAGGCCCCAAAGGCCTTTTCAACATGCTCACTCGGTGCGCATTCGACGTGGAGCTCGGCTCGAAGAGCAGGGGCTACATGATTAACAAAACCTACATCAAGTTCTGGCCCGCCGAATACCATGCTCAGAGTTCCATCGATGCGGCCCTTCAGATTCGCAAGGAATTCATGGCCGACGGCTGGTCATACAACGACATCGATCGCGTCGAGATGGAATCCTTTGAGGCGGCAGTGTCCATCATCGGCAGCGAAAAGGAGAAATGGCGCCCGACCAGCCGCGAAACGGCCGACCACAGCATGGGATACATGACCGTCGCCGCGCTCGTCGATGGCGATGTCACCCGAGAAACATTTGAACCGCGAAAGTTCACGGACCCGAAATACCTCGATATTCTGGACCGAACGACCATCGTCGAGGCCGACGACCTGAACGCCGGCTATCCGGACGGCATTCCAAATCGCCTGCGTGTGCACCTGCGCAGCGGAAAGGTCTACGAAAAGACCGTCAAGTATCCTCGCGGTCATGCGGGCAATCCAATGTCTGACGATGAAGTCGAACACAAGTTCCGCACCCTGGCCAAAGGGGTCATCTCCGACGCGCAGCAGGACAAGCTGCTTGCAGAAATGTGGAAGCTCGATTCGATGAAGAAGGTCGACAATCTCTGGCAGTTCGAAGTCGGCGCAAAGATTCCCGCCTCAACCGGAAAAGCGTCCGCGAGGTCCGCGGGCAGGAAGCCCGTGAAGTCGAAGGCCGCCACGCCGAAAGCGGCAAAACGCAAGGCCGCGAAATCCGGGTCCAGGAGCGCCAGGAAAAAGTAA
- a CDS encoding DUF58 domain-containing protein, translated as MSEPIPEHADRRTNGSLLDPDFMARLEQLAIVSRKIHASRRKGERKSKRRGESAEFADYRNYVVGDDLRHVDWNIYARLDRLFLKMFLEEEDLNVSVLIDVSHSMDAGQPSKALFAKRVAASVAYIGLCNTDRVNLCAYADSIVRMNSGLRGRRQMPHVVRFLEELPLEGGSRFAVAARQFALRQRQKGVVLILSDFMDKGGWENGLRFLIGREMDIYAIQILSPQEVNPDFTGDLKLVDCEDDEAAEVSISKPLIDKYKAGLHSYCEAIRSHCMSRGVTYHYTLTTTPFESLILKFLRQRGLFR; from the coding sequence ATGAGCGAGCCCATTCCTGAACACGCAGACCGACGGACAAACGGCTCACTGCTCGATCCGGATTTCATGGCCCGGCTGGAGCAACTGGCGATCGTCTCTCGAAAAATCCACGCAAGTCGCCGCAAGGGCGAAAGAAAGAGCAAACGACGCGGCGAATCCGCCGAATTCGCCGATTATCGCAACTATGTCGTCGGTGACGACCTGCGACATGTCGATTGGAACATCTACGCACGCCTCGACCGTCTCTTTCTAAAAATGTTTCTCGAGGAAGAGGACCTCAACGTTTCCGTATTGATCGATGTGTCTCATTCAATGGATGCAGGCCAACCGTCGAAGGCGCTCTTCGCAAAACGAGTGGCTGCATCCGTGGCGTACATCGGCCTTTGTAATACAGACCGCGTCAACCTGTGTGCCTACGCGGATTCCATTGTCCGGATGAACTCAGGCTTGCGCGGACGGCGCCAGATGCCCCACGTTGTCCGTTTTCTTGAGGAATTGCCGCTTGAAGGCGGAAGTCGATTCGCCGTGGCCGCCAGGCAATTCGCCCTGCGCCAGCGGCAAAAAGGCGTCGTCCTCATCCTCTCCGACTTCATGGACAAGGGCGGCTGGGAAAACGGGCTGCGATTTCTCATTGGTCGTGAAATGGACATCTACGCCATCCAGATTCTCAGCCCTCAAGAAGTCAATCCCGATTTCACCGGCGACTTGAAACTCGTGGACTGCGAAGACGACGAGGCCGCTGAAGTCTCCATCAGCAAGCCCTTGATCGATAAGTACAAGGCCGGCCTTCACTCCTACTGCGAAGCTATTCGCTCGCACTGCATGTCGCGAGGCGTGACCTATCACTACACGCTCACCACCACGCCGTTCGAGTCCCTGATTCTGAAATTTCTACGACAGCGAGGACTGTTCCGATGA
- a CDS encoding MBL fold metallo-hydrolase has protein sequence MIQTARLGPTEAPPRIHMGDLVIQVLDGGHLRLDGGAMFGIIPKPIWSKLVQCDESNRIPLATSCFYVEAGGKRLIVESGCGHATKFDAKEHGFFDFSKHWLADSLAAAGIERESIDFVILTHLHFDHAGGGTMPAGHVGFEPTFPRAKYVVQRGEWSDAVSGHAVMTGTYRKENLAPLEAAGVLSFVEGDQEIVPGVHVRQFPGHTRHQQGVIFESGDSRAILPADLMPTSAHVGLRFNMSYDLLPYENMLNKERLLNEAQQPNTTLLLGQDPTAVQWRVVRDVKGRLSLSAVE, from the coding sequence ATGATCCAAACCGCCCGACTCGGCCCGACCGAAGCACCTCCTCGAATTCATATGGGGGACCTCGTGATACAGGTTCTCGACGGCGGTCATCTTCGACTCGACGGCGGGGCCATGTTCGGCATCATTCCGAAGCCGATCTGGTCGAAGCTGGTGCAATGTGACGAATCCAACCGCATCCCGCTTGCAACGAGTTGTTTTTATGTAGAGGCAGGGGGCAAGCGGCTTATCGTTGAATCCGGCTGCGGACATGCGACGAAGTTCGACGCCAAGGAGCACGGGTTCTTCGATTTCAGCAAGCACTGGCTGGCAGATTCACTGGCGGCCGCGGGCATTGAGCGCGAATCGATCGATTTTGTGATTTTGACGCACCTACATTTTGATCATGCGGGAGGCGGGACGATGCCGGCGGGCCACGTCGGATTCGAACCGACATTTCCTCGCGCGAAGTACGTCGTGCAGCGTGGCGAGTGGAGCGATGCCGTGTCTGGTCACGCGGTCATGACCGGGACCTACCGCAAGGAGAATCTTGCTCCGCTGGAAGCGGCGGGTGTGCTGAGTTTCGTGGAAGGTGACCAGGAAATCGTCCCGGGGGTTCATGTCCGGCAGTTTCCCGGACACACGCGACATCAGCAGGGCGTGATATTCGAGAGCGGAGACAGCCGGGCGATCCTGCCGGCCGACCTGATGCCAACTTCCGCGCACGTCGGACTGCGGTTTAACATGTCGTATGATCTGCTTCCCTATGAGAATATGCTAAACAAAGAGCGGCTCCTGAACGAGGCTCAGCAACCAAACACAACATTGCTATTGGGGCAGGATCCAACTGCGGTTCAGTGGCGCGTGGTTCGTGACGTTAAAGGTCGATTGTCGCTTTCGGCAGTGGAGTGA
- a CDS encoding DUF983 domain-containing protein — MSFDRPSLIPLIWRGLRRRCPRCAAGRIFQSWFTLHARCPNCGFELLQADGNTWFFMYFSSAGVAGLFFLYSFLNPPDSAAIGWMTIVPAAALVMLVSLPHRKGVAIAIDYYIDPTGGGSADTDRHAANKPELSDGP, encoded by the coding sequence ATGAGTTTCGATCGGCCGTCGCTGATTCCGCTTATCTGGCGTGGGCTTCGACGTCGGTGCCCTCGGTGCGCGGCCGGCCGGATTTTTCAAAGTTGGTTCACACTCCATGCGCGTTGCCCCAACTGCGGTTTTGAGCTACTTCAGGCCGACGGCAACACATGGTTCTTCATGTACTTCAGCAGTGCCGGGGTCGCGGGCCTTTTCTTTCTGTACTCGTTTCTGAATCCGCCGGATAGCGCGGCGATCGGCTGGATGACGATAGTCCCCGCGGCGGCACTCGTGATGCTGGTGTCGCTGCCGCACCGCAAGGGCGTCGCCATCGCGATTGATTATTACATTGATCCGACGGGCGGCGGTTCGGCAGACACGGACCGACACGCCGCGAACAAGCCGGAGCTGTCGGATGGGCCGTGA
- a CDS encoding acyl-CoA dehydrogenase family protein, producing the protein MTGELIPFGYELGEDHQMLRDSIREFARNIVAAGAMERDIKGEFPGDVVRQLGEMGYMGICVPEEYGGSGMDAIASAIVVEELSYADASVGVINSVQNSLVIDPVLKFGTNDQKRNWLPKMASGKWLGCFSLSEAGSGSDAGAMSCRAELKGDEWIVNGTKMWVTNGAEADVVLLFVRTEDTPRRNATCMLVEKTTPGLTVGKHEDKLGIRGSSTVELIFENVRVPVANTLGQRGGGLKIALTAIDGGRVGIAAQALGIAQAALDKSIDYALARKQFGKPIGDFQAIQWKIADMATRIAASRALILKSAALKAAGTHNLHIPAMAKLFAAETASFCANQAIQIFGGMGYCRESEVERYLRDAKITEIYEGTSEMQRMTIGETLANDPGRVSANHC; encoded by the coding sequence ATGACCGGCGAGTTGATTCCATTCGGCTATGAGTTGGGTGAAGACCACCAGATGCTTCGCGACAGCATTCGCGAATTTGCCCGAAACATTGTGGCTGCCGGTGCGATGGAACGGGACATCAAGGGGGAGTTTCCTGGCGACGTGGTCCGCCAGCTCGGCGAAATGGGTTACATGGGAATCTGCGTGCCCGAGGAGTATGGCGGTTCGGGCATGGACGCCATTGCATCGGCGATCGTGGTTGAGGAACTCTCGTATGCGGATGCATCGGTCGGCGTGATTAACAGCGTTCAGAATTCGCTGGTGATCGACCCGGTCCTCAAGTTCGGCACGAATGACCAGAAGCGGAACTGGCTTCCGAAAATGGCGTCGGGCAAATGGCTGGGCTGCTTCAGTCTGAGCGAAGCGGGCAGCGGTTCGGACGCCGGAGCCATGTCGTGCCGGGCGGAATTAAAGGGCGATGAATGGATTGTGAACGGCACCAAGATGTGGGTGACCAATGGCGCCGAGGCCGATGTCGTGCTGCTTTTTGTCCGCACCGAGGATACCCCGCGCCGAAATGCGACATGCATGCTGGTTGAGAAAACCACGCCGGGCCTGACGGTCGGCAAGCACGAGGACAAACTGGGCATCCGAGGCAGCAGCACCGTCGAGCTGATTTTCGAGAACGTTCGGGTGCCTGTCGCAAACACCCTGGGCCAACGGGGCGGCGGGTTGAAGATCGCACTGACGGCGATCGACGGCGGCCGGGTGGGCATCGCCGCACAGGCGCTGGGAATCGCGCAGGCCGCACTGGACAAATCGATTGACTATGCACTGGCCCGCAAGCAGTTTGGAAAGCCAATCGGTGATTTTCAGGCGATTCAGTGGAAGATCGCTGATATGGCGACGCGAATCGCCGCGTCGCGTGCGCTGATTCTGAAGTCGGCTGCCCTGAAAGCGGCCGGCACGCACAACCTGCACATTCCGGCGATGGCCAAATTGTTCGCAGCGGAGACGGCCAGTTTCTGTGCAAACCAGGCGATCCAGATATTTGGCGGCATGGGCTACTGCCGCGAGAGTGAAGTTGAGCGGTATCTTCGCGATGCGAAAATCACGGAGATCTACGAAGGCACGAGCGAGATGCAGCGAATGACGATCGGGGAAACACTTGCCAATGACCCTGGA
- a CDS encoding acyl-CoA dehydrogenase family protein — protein sequence MNFELPEDLVGIRDVTRAFAAERIAPHARKWDAEKWIPTEVFKEMGRIGILGVAFPEEYGGSGLGLLGMTVVVEEIARWCGASALFIAAHSGLCSTHIRIAGNDEQKRHWLPRLATGEAIGAWCLSEPHCGTDAEALTTRAEKTAKGWVLNGNKFWITNAIRANVFVVMARTKSGERGARTISAFLVEKDTPGLILGEPEDKMGMRGSDTVPVGFENCEIPAENLCGELHGGYVDALRVLDRGRVTIGSLSIGLARGCLEEAVKYAAERQSMGKPLHGHQAIQFKLADMETQIEASRLLVRQAAATHDAGRPDKELSSIAKLFASEMASRVGWDSIQIHGGAGYTKDVCVERLVRDNKLCEIGEGSSEVQRMLIARAEYARRSA from the coding sequence ATGAACTTTGAGCTGCCAGAGGATCTTGTCGGAATTCGAGACGTGACGCGTGCCTTCGCCGCCGAGCGAATTGCTCCCCATGCGCGGAAATGGGACGCGGAAAAGTGGATTCCAACAGAAGTGTTCAAGGAAATGGGGCGAATCGGCATACTGGGCGTCGCGTTTCCGGAAGAGTATGGCGGATCCGGTCTCGGCCTTTTGGGAATGACGGTGGTCGTCGAAGAGATCGCTCGGTGGTGCGGGGCTTCGGCGCTATTCATCGCGGCACATTCCGGCCTTTGTTCCACGCACATTCGCATTGCGGGAAATGATGAACAGAAGCGGCATTGGCTGCCGCGGCTGGCGACGGGCGAGGCGATCGGCGCCTGGTGCCTGAGCGAGCCGCATTGCGGGACGGATGCCGAAGCGCTGACAACTCGTGCCGAAAAGACGGCGAAGGGTTGGGTGCTGAACGGCAACAAATTCTGGATCACGAATGCCATTCGGGCGAACGTGTTTGTCGTCATGGCCCGAACGAAGTCTGGCGAGCGGGGCGCCCGGACGATCTCGGCATTCCTTGTCGAGAAGGACACGCCCGGCCTGATTCTCGGCGAGCCCGAGGACAAGATGGGAATGCGCGGCAGTGATACGGTTCCGGTGGGCTTCGAGAACTGCGAGATTCCCGCGGAAAATCTATGCGGCGAGCTGCACGGAGGCTATGTCGATGCACTGCGTGTGCTGGATCGCGGCCGGGTGACGATCGGATCGCTTTCAATCGGCCTGGCCCGTGGATGCCTGGAGGAGGCGGTGAAGTATGCGGCGGAACGCCAGAGCATGGGCAAGCCGCTGCATGGTCACCAGGCCATCCAGTTCAAGCTGGCGGACATGGAGACTCAGATCGAGGCGTCGCGTCTGCTGGTGCGGCAGGCGGCGGCGACGCACGATGCCGGCCGACCGGACAAGGAGCTCAGTTCAATCGCGAAGCTTTTCGCAAGTGAGATGGCCAGTCGCGTGGGCTGGGATTCGATTCAGATTCATGGCGGCGCCGGCTATACGAAGGATGTGTGTGTGGAGCGACTGGTTCGCGACAACAAGCTCTGTGAAATCGGCGAAGGCTCAAGCGAAGTGCAGCGTATGTTGATTGCCCGCGCGGAGTATGCGCGGCGCAGCGCGTGA
- the coaE gene encoding dephospho-CoA kinase (Dephospho-CoA kinase (CoaE) performs the final step in coenzyme A biosynthesis.) → MGRLTGSLRLESASTDRETTRRFRKPVVGLAGGVGAGKSSVAQIMSDLGGGVISSDELSHEEINASDVKNTLVRWWGPSILAADGSVDRKQIAALVFSDPAQRHRLESLIHPRVAVRRLDRMAELDAQPRTKFLVIDSPLLYESDLDLECDAVVFVDADDEVRRQRSEKLRGWPEGEMVRREKSQQPLDMKRARADYTCKNNSNLADLRKQVEQVISQIIAGFGSI, encoded by the coding sequence GTGGGTAGACTGACAGGTTCATTGAGGTTGGAGAGCGCTTCCACGGACAGAGAAACAACACGTCGATTCCGAAAGCCGGTTGTCGGGCTCGCCGGCGGCGTCGGTGCCGGCAAGAGTTCGGTGGCGCAGATCATGTCCGACCTGGGCGGCGGCGTGATTTCGTCCGACGAGCTGAGCCATGAGGAGATCAACGCGTCCGATGTGAAGAACACCCTGGTTCGCTGGTGGGGTCCTTCCATCCTCGCCGCGGATGGCTCGGTCGATCGAAAGCAGATCGCGGCCTTGGTGTTCTCTGATCCGGCGCAGAGGCATCGCCTCGAATCGCTGATTCACCCGCGAGTCGCTGTCCGACGGCTTGACCGGATGGCCGAACTCGATGCGCAGCCGCGCACGAAGTTCCTGGTCATTGACAGCCCGCTGTTGTACGAATCCGACCTCGACCTCGAATGCGATGCGGTCGTCTTCGTGGACGCCGATGATGAGGTCAGACGGCAGAGGTCCGAAAAGTTGCGCGGCTGGCCCGAAGGGGAGATGGTCCGCCGGGAAAAATCGCAACAGCCCCTAGACATGAAACGTGCGAGAGCCGATTATACCTGTAAGAACAATTCCAATCTGGCCGACCTGCGAAAACAAGTTGAGCAAGTGATATCCCAAATCATCGCGGGCTTCGGTTCAATCTGA
- a CDS encoding ATP-dependent Clp protease adaptor ClpS: MAKGGNKGTSKAGTENATVAAPEATRPRHLPQYKVLLHNDDVNDFLDVIETIVMLTPLNKEDAQRCTEEADKNGVSLLLIVHRERAELYLEQFQSRNLTVTIEPTE, encoded by the coding sequence ATGGCAAAAGGCGGAAACAAGGGAACATCAAAGGCGGGCACCGAAAACGCGACCGTCGCCGCGCCGGAAGCGACGCGCCCACGCCATCTACCTCAGTACAAGGTTCTGCTGCATAACGACGATGTCAACGACTTTCTCGATGTGATCGAGACGATCGTGATGCTCACGCCGCTCAACAAAGAGGACGCGCAGCGTTGCACCGAGGAGGCCGACAAAAACGGCGTGTCCCTGCTGCTTATCGTTCACCGGGAGCGGGCCGAGCTTTACCTCGAACAGTTCCAGTCGCGCAATCTCACTGTCACAATCGAACCGACGGAATAG